The nucleotide sequence GAGTTTTGGTTCATGGGAGACCCTATGCCTACAGTCAAAAGACCACAACAACTAaaagtgagaaaaaaaaaacaatattatgtATGACAGTAGAAGAAATACTTCCCACAATcttccaaaattaaaattttaatagcaCTCAGTAATTGTGCAATTCTGTTGACATACACAACGAATGTTTCAGCCACTTTCAAATTCAATTTCAAACCCAGCACAGTGATCTGTCTATATGACTGCAATTAAGAACAtaatactaataatattttccCAGGATGACAAGTTTTACACCAAGAATGCTTTAAAAAAAGTTGTCTACAGAAACAGTACCTAGAATTTTCATCGCTGTAGCACATTTCAGATTCCACTAAAATTGTAAGGACCATCCTAATAGTGTGCTACGGCAGACATTCTTCTTAAACTCACAATTGTCAACTACATATCATCATTATTCTTCGACAAATTTATCAAAACAGTAGCAATTTAGAGATAAAGAGCTTACCCCCTCCGTTAAAGCCATCCACTCCACGAACATTATGTATCATAAAGGCATCATTTGCTTTCGAGCCATCACTAACGACTTCAGAAAATGCTGTCGAGGACTTATATGGACTACCATTTGTAAAGTTGTCGAGGTACTCTGAAAAAGAATGAGGATGAAGGTTTGGCATGCTTTGGATCCCCATATTTGAATTGTCGAGAGGGTGGACATGCTCCTGAATTCCGGGCTTGCTGGCTGAGATGACGTTTGCCAAAGGTGGAAATCCAATAGGAATGCTGAGACTCCTATGACGTTCAATGAAGGAGTTCACAGGTGATCCAACAGAACTATGACTAATCCCCATAGGTCCACCATCAATGGAGGTTGAAGGAATTATTCCTGGGAAATGTCTCCCTGACACAGGGATATTTAACGGCAGTGGTTTGAGTATCAAGATGACAaatcattcaataaaaaaaagaattacaaaTGCTGAATGCAAAAGCATACCCATGTGCCCAGATGATGTATTAGTAAAAGACATTTTAGGTAGAAACCCTTCAGCATCATGTGCAACAAACTGTGACATGTAcctgaaataaagaaaaaagaatggGTGAACCCCATACATCTACACAACTGGCATCCTCGTAAATACTTAACAGCAAAGCACATGTTCAAATCATTTTGATTTAGGATTTTGTATTCATTCACAGCCCACAAAGGAATATAAACCAGGGAGAAAAAAACAACCAGTCACCCACCTTTGACTCTCTGGATAGGTTAACGCAAGTTTAAGCTGCTTCCCAGCAACCTCGAGTCCATTCAGGCCACCAAGAGCAGCCTCTGCCACTCGGATGTCAAAGAATTCTAAGTATATCTGTGGGTTATCGTGCATGGTTCTACGAATCTGCAAACCACAGAAACATCATTAGAATCTACCTCAGAAGAGTAGCTAAACGGAGAatctcaatatatcaacctctTTGATTTCTCCATACGATTTGACCATTCGATTGAGTTCTTCATTTGAAATAGACGAATCAATATTAGTAATCAACAGGGCTCCTTTACTGGCGTCTTTTCCTGAAGGAATTTCCTGGTACCAAGAAAATTATAAGATAGATACAAATCAACATAAGTCACAAGTACTGTCCACATAGCAAAGACAATATCTTTCATAAGAACAGGGAATCATACCTTGGGGATAGAATAACGAATATCAAGTTTCGTTCCTCTTAACAGCTTATTGTGGAGCGCTCTCGCCGCATTTTGAGCAGCCCTTATATCATAGTAGGATACCATGATAAAACCACGATTATTGCAAGCTGTATGAAGAGCCTGGATGTCTCCAAATTGCTGAACAAGTAAAAGTATTCTCAGTACGAAGTAATCAATTCCAGATTATATAAACAATCTGTGGGGGGGAAACGCTGCTGGAATAAGGTACCTCAAAAAGGACCTTCAGCTCATAGTCTTCGACATTGCTACTGATATTTCCGGCCAAAATTGTTCTGGATGGAATTTCCACTCGATGATGTTCGCCAACAGAATTATTGCGGCCTCTCTCTCCGTTTCTGGGGCCCATAGGAGGAAAAACATCTCCATCTAGCTCCATGCCACCAACACTGCTGAAAAGGTCAAAATCATCTAGATCATCTCCATTGGCACGAGATTTACGCCCAACGTCACCCATCACTTCTGCAAAGAGGTCATCCTCATCTGGCAGAAGATTTCCAATAGTTTGCGCCTCAATTTCTTCTAAAGATTCAGAGGGTTCTTCCTCACGGTGGGTAACAACTGTGTTCGCAGACATAGGAGATAGCATATTACTTCTCTGTAACCGTACTGCAAAAACCAAGAATTTGGAGACGCATTCAAGTAGTTAAAGTACAGTAAGTTAAAggagaaagaaacaaactttCACGATCGTCTATGATGTACTAAATTAACAAACGGCGTTTCTTTACCGTAGAGGATTAAACAAAATCAACATAATAAGTAACAATTCATAAAAGTGAACCAGAAGCTTACGTTTTCTACTAAATGTATCAGACAGTGAGCTGGAAAATAAACTACTTTCCCACTGGCTACCATTTGTGGTGTTTCTTGCGCTAGGGCTAACAGAGGGGTGCACCTCAGACAAGCTAGATTCTGGCTTCAGCTGGTGACTTTCAGGTGTCCAGGAACTCTTTGGCAGATTTGAAAATCTTTCACGACCACCTTGGTTTTCAGGCATCAGGTCTGTTTTCAGAAACCCAAATTGCCTCTGCCAAACAAAAGAACAAGTATACttgagaaacaaaaagaaaacagttTTAAACATCATAGAAAATAGTGGCAGATAATGTGACAAAGATGGTGCTACAGAGTTAAAACCCCATGaaacaattaagaaaaaaaaaaaaaaagttacctcTGAACTAATACGAGTATCTTCA is from Brassica napus cultivar Da-Ae unplaced genomic scaffold, Da-Ae ScsIHWf_1302;HRSCAF=1859, whole genome shotgun sequence and encodes:
- the LOC125575205 gene encoding protein MEI2-like 1 isoform X1; this encodes MMPSDIMEQRGVSTPSHFREDTRISSERQFGFLKTDLMPENQGGRERFSNLPKSSWTPESHQLKPESSLSEVHPSVSPSARNTTNGSQWESSLFSSSLSDTFSRKLRLQRSNMLSPMSANTVVTHREEEPSESLEEIEAQTIGNLLPDEDDLFAEVMGDVGRKSRANGDDLDDFDLFSSVGGMELDGDVFPPMGPRNGERGRNNSVGEHHRVEIPSRTILAGNISSNVEDYELKVLFEQFGDIQALHTACNNRGFIMVSYYDIRAAQNAARALHNKLLRGTKLDIRYSIPKEIPSGKDASKGALLITNIDSSISNEELNRMVKSYGEIKEIRRTMHDNPQIYLEFFDIRVAEAALGGLNGLEVAGKQLKLALTYPESQRYMSQFVAHDAEGFLPKMSFTNTSSGHMGRHFPGIIPSTSIDGGPMGISHSSVGSPVNSFIERHRSLSIPIGFPPLANVISASKPGIQEHVHPLDNSNMGIQSMPNLHPHSFSEYLDNFTNGSPYKSSTAFSEVVSDGSKANDAFMIHNVRGVDGFNGGGIGSPMNQNSRRPNLNLWSNSNTQQQNPSGGMMWPSSPSHLNSITSQRPPVTVFSRAPPVMVNMASSPVHHHIGSAPVLNSPFWDRRQAYVAESLESPGFHIGSHGSMGFPGSSPSHPMEIGSHKSFSHVAGNRMDINSQNAVLRSPQQLSHLFPGRNPMVSMAGSFDSPNERYRNLSHRRSESSSSHADKKLFELDVDRILRGDDVRTTLMLKNIPNKYTSKMLLSAIDEHCKGTYDFLYLPIDFKNKCNVGYAFINLIEPEKIVPFYKAFNGKKWEKFNSEKVATLTYARIQGKVALIAHFQNSSLMNEDKRCRPILFHTDGPNAGDQEPFPMGTNIRSRPGKPRSSSIDNHNGFSIASVSENREEPPNGTDPFLKEN
- the LOC125575205 gene encoding protein MEI2-like 1 isoform X2, coding for MMPSDIMEQRGVSTPSHFREDTRISSERQFGFLKTDLMPENQGGRERFSNLPKSSWTPESHQLKPESSLSEVHPSVSPSARNTTNGSQWESSLFSSSLSDTFSRKLRLQRSNMLSPMSANTVVTHREEEPSESLEEIEAQTIGNLLPDEDDLFAEVMGDVGRKSRANGDDLDDFDLFSSVGGMELDGDVFPPMGPRNGERGRNNSVGEHHRVEIPSRTILAGNISSNVEDYELKVLFEQFGDIQALHTACNNRGFIMVSYYDIRAAQNAARALHNKLLRGTKLDIRYSIPKEIPSGKDASKGALLITNIDSSISNEELNRMVKSYGEIKEIRRTMHDNPQIYLEFFDIRVAEAALGGLNGLEVAGKQLKLALTYPESQRYMSQFVAHDAEGFLPKMSFTNTSSGHMGRHFPGIIPSTSIDGGPMGISHSSVGSPVNSFIERHRSLSIPIGFPPLANVISASKPGIQEHVHPLDNSNMGIQSMPNLHPHSFSEYLDNFTNGSPYKSSTAFSEVVSDGSKANDAFMIHNVRGVDGFNGGGGMMWPSSPSHLNSITSQRPPVTVFSRAPPVMVNMASSPVHHHIGSAPVLNSPFWDRRQAYVAESLESPGFHIGSHGSMGFPGSSPSHPMEIGSHKSFSHVAGNRMDINSQNAVLRSPQQLSHLFPGRNPMVSMAGSFDSPNERYRNLSHRRSESSSSHADKKLFELDVDRILRGDDVRTTLMLKNIPNKYTSKMLLSAIDEHCKGTYDFLYLPIDFKNKCNVGYAFINLIEPEKIVPFYKAFNGKKWEKFNSEKVATLTYARIQGKVALIAHFQNSSLMNEDKRCRPILFHTDGPNAGDQEPFPMGTNIRSRPGKPRSSSIDNHNGFSIASVSENREEPPNGTDPFLKEN